In a single window of the Arachis hypogaea cultivar Tifrunner chromosome 6, arahy.Tifrunner.gnm2.J5K5, whole genome shotgun sequence genome:
- the LOC112696492 gene encoding adenylate kinase 1, chloroplastic produces the protein MAAITRLVKRASPSLFVSSTAARRLFCSESSSHAPPQDDFHAPQRKDPKDRNVQWVFLGCPGVGKGTYASRLCNLIGVPHIATGDLVRHELASKGPLSSQLSEIVNQGKLVSDEIIISLLSKRLADGEAKGESGFILDGFPRTISQAEILERVIDIDLVVNLKLQEEALLAKCLGRRICNQCGGNFNVASIDVKGENGSPGMSMAPLLPPAHCMSKLITRSDDTEAVVKERLRIYNEMSKPVEEFYRSRGKLLEFNLPGGIPESWPKLLQALNLDDYEEKRSAAA, from the exons ATGGCGGCCATAACCCGCCTCGTGAAGCGCGCCTCCCCTTCCCTCTTCGTCTCTTCCACCGCGGCAAGAAGGCTCTTCTGTTCCGAATCCAGCTCCCACGCGCCGCCGCAGGATGACTTCCACGCCCCGCAGCGCAAGGATCCGAAAGACAGGAATGTGCAGTGGGTGTTCCTTGGGTGCCCCGGCGTCGGAAAGGGCACCTACGCCAGCCGCCTCTGCAACCTCATCGGCGTCCCTCACATCGCCACCGGCGATCTCGTCCGCCACGAGCTCGCCTCCAAAGGCCCCCTTTCCTCTCAG CTATCAGAAATTGTAAATCAAGGTAAATTGGTATCAGATGAAATTATTATAAGTTTATTATCAAAGAGGTTGGCTGATGGGGAAGCTAAAGGCGAGTCCGGATTCATTCTTGATGGTTTTCCTCGAACAATAAGCCAAGCA GAAATATTGGAAAGAGTAATTGACATTGACTTGGTAGTCAATCTGAAGCTCCAAGAAGAAGCATTGCTTGCAAAATGCCTGGGTAGGAGAATTTGCAATCAGTGTGGTGGAAATTTTAATGTTGCTTCCATTGACGTCAAGGGTGAGAATGGGAGCCCTGGAATGTCTATGGCTCCGCTTCTTCCTCCAGCTCATTGTATGTCAAAGCTCATTACTCGTTCAGACGATACTGAAGCTGTAGTTAAAGAAAGGCTTCGCATATACAATGAAATG AGTAAGCCTGTGGAGGAATTCTACCGTAGTCGAGGAAAACTATTGGAGTTTAACCTTCCCGGAGGGATCCCAGAATCTTGGCCAAAATTGCTGCAAGCTCTTAATCTCGATGATTATGAGGAGAAGCGGTCCGCTGCAGCATAA